The following proteins are encoded in a genomic region of Pagrus major chromosome 16, Pma_NU_1.0:
- the LOC141010280 gene encoding immunoglobulin kappa light chain-like, with amino-acid sequence MTAPLAFASTAYAKGWLWWSVSESLPLEQLQSLPAELWRLSRFLLIPEDPIITITVSVNSWVCVTDLSPAVLNSQDYKPSQFTGGSADHAKPPLYGNDFSALSTLKQRVFSVDRCLFTVQEVFVRPLNEFVSLWRTFGGGTKLIVDLGVVRPTLTVLPPSREELQQDSATLVCLSSGGFPSTWRLGWKVGGSSSSSGVSHSSEVLGTDGHYSWSSTLSLSADQWRKAGSVSCEASLNGQSPVTQSLEPERCSE; translated from the exons atgacggcgcccttagcattcgcctcTACAGCCTATGCCAAGGGCTGGCTCTGG TGGTCTGTGTCAGAGTCTCTTCCTCTTGAGCAGCTGCAGTCGCTTCCTGCT GAGCTTTGGAGGCTGTCCAGATTTCTGTTGATACCAGAAGATCcaatcatcaccatcactgtCTCTGTAAATAGCTGGGTTTGTGTTACAG ATCTGAGTCCTGCAGTGTTGAACTCACAGGACTATAAACCTTCTCAGTTCACTGGAGGATCAGCTGACCATGCAAAGCCTCCTCTCTATGGAAATGATTTCTCTGCTCTCAGCACACTGAAG CAGAGAGTGTTTTCAGTGGATAGATGCTTGTTCACAGTgcaggaggtttttgtacggccacttaatgagtttgtatcactgtggagGACTTTTGGTGGAGGAACCAAACTCATCGTTGACT tGGGTGTGGTGCGGCCCACCCTGACCGTCCTCCCCCCCtccagagaggagctgcagcaggacagTGCCACACTGGTGTGTCTGTCCAGCGGGGGCTTCCCCTCCACCTGGAGGCTGGGCTGGAAGGTGgggggcagcagcagctcctcagggGTGTCACACAGCTCGGAGGTCCTGGGGACGGACGGCCActacagctggagcagcaccctgagcctctctgcagaccagtggaggaAGGCGGGCTCAGTGAGCTGTGAGGCCAGTCTGAATGGACAGAGCCCTGTCACTCAAAGCCTGGAGCCTGAGCGCTGCTCAGAGTAG